A stretch of DNA from Mycobacterium senriense:
GGCGGCCGAGGTGATCGCTCCCAGCGCCGCGCATTCCAGCGCCGCCGAGGACGACAGGCCCGATCCCATCTCCACGTCGCTGGTGATCGACATGGTGCCGCCGGGCACGGGGAAGCCGCCCTGGCGCAGCGCCCACACCACCCCGGCCACATAGGCCGCCCAGCCGGTCACCTCACCGGGAGCGGTGCCGAGCCGGACGCGCACCGGGGCGTCGGCGCGGTCGCTGACCACGGTGATCGCATCGTCGTCGGCGGGAGTGAAGGTCACGACCGTGCGCTGCGGTAACGCGATGGGTAGCGCGAAACCCAAGTTGTAGTCGGTGTGTTCGCCGATCAGATTGATCCGCCCCGGTGCGCCGTAGCGGATCGTCATCGCAGCTCCCGCAACCGCTGGGCCACGCTCTCCGGTGTGACGTCGCCGATGAAGGCGTCCATCGCCGATTCGGAGGCCGCCAGGTACTTGAGCTTGGTGGCGCTGCGCCGGATGGACATCAATTCGACGTGGAAGTAGCCCTCGGCCTGGGCGGCGGTGTCGGCGTACTGGTGCAGAGCCGAAATGTAGGGCAGCGGCGCGGAATACATCCGGTCGAACCGTCCGAGCACGTCGAGGTAGACGCCCACGAGCGCGTCCATCTCGTCCTCGTCGAGTTCGGTCAGGTTGCGCACGAACCGATTCGGGTAGATGTGCACCTCGACCGGCCAGCGCGCCGCGAACGGCACGAACCCGGTGAACAGCTCGTTGCGCGCGATGATGCGGCTGCCGTCGGCGACCTCACGGGCCAGCAGATCGCCGAACAGGTTGCCGCCGTGCCGGTTTCGATGCCGACGAGCCTGCTCCAGCATGGTGGCGGTGCGCGGCGTCAGATAGGGATAGCCGTAGATCTGACCGTGCGGATGGGTCAACGTCACCCCGATCTCCTCGCCACGGTTCTCGAAGCAGAACACCTGCTCGATGCCCGGCCGGGCCATCAGGTCGGCGGTGCGATGCCGCCACGCCTCGACGACCAGCCGCGCGTGCGCCGGCTCCAGCTGGGCGACGGACCCGGTGTGGTCGGCGGAGAAGCAGATCACCTCGCAGCGGCCGTGCCCGGGCGCGGTCACGAAGCCGTCCTCGCCGGCCGCGGGCGCCGGGGCGGGCAGCGACGGCAGCGCGCCGGACAGGCTGGGAAATCGGTTCTCGAACACGACGACGTCGTAGTCGGGGGCGGGCACCTCACTGGTCAGTCCGGTCGGGCCCGGGCACAGCGGGCACGCCTCCGGTGGCGGCTTGTAGGTGCGGTCCTGGCGCAGCGCCGCGACGATCACCCACTGCCCGGTGGACCGGTCGAACCGCAACTGCGACTGCGCGTCGGGCTCACGCGCCGGCAGCGGCCTGCGGTCCTCGACCGGCGCCGGACAATGCCCGGGCAGCGCGAAGAACAGCAGGTCACGACCGTCAGCCAGCTTCGCGAGCGTGGGCGGGGTCACGATGTCGAAGACTAGCTTGGTCGCCGCGTCGCGGTTCGGGTAACCATGTTGAGTAAGCGCAAGAAAGGCGGCCCCCGATAATTCACGAAAGCGCCCGCAACTGGGTGATCGGCTCCGACCCTGGCTTGCTTCGGCTGCGAATGGCCACCCGGACAACGGCCGCGCTCGGCCTTTCCCTCCTGGCGCTCTTCATCCTCACCAGGGCGACGGGACAACCACTGACCGTCGCCCTGCTGGGCGTCGTCATCACCATGGTCGCGTCCCGCTCCGTCAACGAGCCCGACCCGCACCAGCAGCGGATCACGATGGCGCTGCTGCCCCTTCCCGCCGCAGTGTCCATCACGGCCGCCGCGGTGCTGGCGCCGCACACGATGGCCAGCGACGCCGTCTTTGTGATCGTCGTGTTCACCGCGGCGTACATCCGGCGCTACGGGGCGCGGGGCAGGGCGCTGGGCATGGTCGCGTTCATGTCCTACTTCTTCACGCTGTACCTACACGCCCGCCTCGCCGAGCTGCCCTGGATGATCGGGGCGGTCGCGGTGGGCACCGTGTGCACGTACGTGATGAGCGCCTACTTGATGCCCGATCGGCCCGAGCAGGTGCTGCGTGCCACCATCCGGGCGCTGCGGGCCCGGATGGCGATCGTCCTGGACACCACGGCCGAGGCGGTGCGTACGGGCCGCCTCGACGAACGGCGTCGCCGCCGCATGCGGGCCCGCACCATCCGGCTCAACGAGACCGCCCTGATGGTGCAGAGCCAGATCGAAGACAAGGCCGACCCTGGCACCGTGTGGCCCGGCGTCACCGCCGGACAACTCGCCCCCTGGCTGCTGGACGCGGAGCTGGCCATCGAATGGGTCGCCACCGCCGGTCGGCGGGCGGCCGTCATCGCTTGCGAGGACCCCGATTCCATGCCCGCGTCCACCCGAGCCGCGCTCGTCGACGCGCTCACCCAACTGTCGCGGGCGATCCGGCTTCCCGAACCCGACGGGCTACGCCGGGCCGCCGAGCAAGCGCAGCGGCTCCTCGAAGGGCAGCCCGGCCCCGCTTCGGACCCAGCGGGCGATGACGCGGGCCGCACGGCCGTGCGCCGCCTGGCGCTGGCGATCATCAACGCCGCGTCGGCGACTTCCGATGTGCGGGCGATCGTCGACCGGGTGGCCACCGGCCGGCCCCTCGAGGACGGCGACGGCGACCGCCCGCAGCTACCAGAGGACGCCGTCCCCGACGAGGCCGCCGAGGAAGAGCCGGTCGCCGGGCTGCGGCCGACCACCCGGCAGGCAATCCAGGTCTCCGTCGCCGCATCGCTGGCGATCGTCGTCGGCGAGCTGGTCTCGCCGGCGCGCTGGTATTGGGCGGTGATCGCGGCGTTCGTCATCTTCGCCGGCACCAACTCCTGGGGCGAAACCCTGACCAAGGGCTGGCAGCGCCTGCTCGGCACCATGCTCGGTGTGCCGTGCGGCGTGCTGGTCGCCACTCTGCTGACCGGCCACAAGACCGCCGCGCTGGCCGGCATTTTCGTGTGCCTGTTCTGCGCCTTCTACTTCATGACGGTCACGTACAGCCTGATGACCTTCTGGATCACCACGATGCTCGCGCTGTTGTACGGGTTGCTCGGCCAGTTCTCGCTCGGCGTGCTGATGCTGCGGATCGAGGAGACCGCGATCGGTGCGGTCATCGGGGCGACCGTCGCGGTCGTGGTGCTGCCGACCAACACCAGAACGGCGATCCGCAGCGACACCCGCGCCTTCTTGACGAGCCTGTCTGCCCTGATCGAGATCTCCGCCGTGACGATGTTCGGCGAGGAGGACGGCGCCAGCCCGTCGGAGCAGGCG
This window harbors:
- the galT gene encoding galactose-1-phosphate uridylyltransferase, which translates into the protein MTPPTLAKLADGRDLLFFALPGHCPAPVEDRRPLPAREPDAQSQLRFDRSTGQWVIVAALRQDRTYKPPPEACPLCPGPTGLTSEVPAPDYDVVVFENRFPSLSGALPSLPAPAPAAGEDGFVTAPGHGRCEVICFSADHTGSVAQLEPAHARLVVEAWRHRTADLMARPGIEQVFCFENRGEEIGVTLTHPHGQIYGYPYLTPRTATMLEQARRHRNRHGGNLFGDLLAREVADGSRIIARNELFTGFVPFAARWPVEVHIYPNRFVRNLTELDEDEMDALVGVYLDVLGRFDRMYSAPLPYISALHQYADTAAQAEGYFHVELMSIRRSATKLKYLAASESAMDAFIGDVTPESVAQRLRELR
- a CDS encoding FUSC family protein; protein product: MIGSDPGLLRLRMATRTTAALGLSLLALFILTRATGQPLTVALLGVVITMVASRSVNEPDPHQQRITMALLPLPAAVSITAAAVLAPHTMASDAVFVIVVFTAAYIRRYGARGRALGMVAFMSYFFTLYLHARLAELPWMIGAVAVGTVCTYVMSAYLMPDRPEQVLRATIRALRARMAIVLDTTAEAVRTGRLDERRRRRMRARTIRLNETALMVQSQIEDKADPGTVWPGVTAGQLAPWLLDAELAIEWVATAGRRAAVIACEDPDSMPASTRAALVDALTQLSRAIRLPEPDGLRRAAEQAQRLLEGQPGPASDPAGDDAGRTAVRRLALAIINAASATSDVRAIVDRVATGRPLEDGDGDRPQLPEDAVPDEAAEEEPVAGLRPTTRQAIQVSVAASLAIVVGELVSPARWYWAVIAAFVIFAGTNSWGETLTKGWQRLLGTMLGVPCGVLVATLLTGHKTAALAGIFVCLFCAFYFMTVTYSLMTFWITTMLALLYGLLGQFSLGVLMLRIEETAIGAVIGATVAVVVLPTNTRTAIRSDTRAFLTSLSALIEISAVTMFGEEDGASPSEQARQLDRDLQQFRITAKPLLAGVAGFAGRRSILRALRIFTACDRYGRSLARNAEQYQDPVGSPALASELAQAFSAAAAQTRRNIDALQEAIEGGHAPTLVSATDELDAAETVARQQDGNDPRTTDDDTPRFLTAVHALRQIERAIVTAATNLGARDDRKAPDPSARLTAHPSPKR